A single region of the Glycine max cultivar Williams 82 chromosome 20, Glycine_max_v4.0, whole genome shotgun sequence genome encodes:
- the LOC100811116 gene encoding uncharacterized protein isoform X1, whose translation MGVSFCFTVGWVGTKGEAEETQKEMAEHGRVMANCVYAPNPYHECTEACVQRIKEAKPGKPSKTKKVFKDYRRSVTDGELGKKMKEEKRRPSGCPKASNPYHVCDEYCQKADSGTMSLNFDRRKKVGSKPELPVLDSVPPSKIGAIYLSDASSPLSNYSEKTKEESKSNEIIPVSGEIHVQDVMPTNHKVQSKHNGDKNASPKVVPITSVDDTGCLTKPDGGSMNFCLSGLHDNEDSDGGETESVVSESRVPVGKYHVKESFAPILRSIFEKYGDIGASCHLESVVMRSYYVECVCFVVQELQSTPIMQLAKSKIMELMAILKDVESAQLRVAWLRNIVDEIAENIELIDEHCMAEMAKANSDREMETLNKELESNLESLAQKEQEVTDIKTRIEEIREHLSELELKSSDLAKNILSIKSKVDNLDSKSLLDELV comes from the exons ATGGGTGTCTCTTTCTGCT TCACAGTTGGGTGGGTTGGTACCAAAGGTGAGGCAGAGGAGACTCAGAAAGAGATGGCTGAACACGGAAGAGTTATGGCAAACTGTGTATATGCTCCCAATCCCTACCATGAATGCACGGAGGCTTGCGTGCAAAGAATCAAGGAAGCCAAGCCTGGCAAGCCATCTAAAACTAAAAAGG ttttcaaagaTTATCGCAGAAGTGTTACAGATGGTGAACTTGGCaaaaagatgaaagaagaaaaacgcAGGCCCTCAGGTTGCCCTAAAGCGTCTAATCCTTACCATGTCTGTGATGAATATTGCCAGAAGGCTGATTCAG GTACCATGTCTTTAAACTTTGACAGGAGGAAGAAGGTTGGTTCAAAGCCAGAACTCCCCGTTCTTGACAGTGTTCCACCCTCAAAAATTGGGGCTATTTATCTCTCTGATGCTTCATCGCCTTTATCAAATTATTCTGAAAAGACAAAGGAGGAGTCAAAAAGCAATGAGATCATACCAGTTTCTGGAGAAATACATGTCCAAGATGTCATG CCTACCAATCACAAGGTCCAATCAAAGCACAATGGGGACAAAAATGCTTCACCAAAAGTTGTTCCAATCACCTCTGTTGATGACACGGGATGTCTTACTAAACCAGATGGTGGATCcatgaatttttgtttgtctGGTCTCCATGATAATGAAGACAGTGATGGAGGGGAGACTGAGTCTGTGGTTTCTGAGTCGCGTGTCCCGGTTGGAAAATACCACGTGAAGGAAAGCTTTGCTCCCATCCTGAGATCCATCTTTGAAAAGTATGGGGACATAGGAGCAAGCTGCCACTTGGAATCAGTTGTTATGCGGTCATATTATGTCGAGTGTGTGTGCTTTGTGGTCCAAGAGCTACAATCTACCCCAATAATGCAATTGGCAAAGTCTAAAATCATGGAATTGATGGCTATTCTTAAGGATGTAGAATCTGCTCAGCTTCGCGTGGCCTGGTTGCGGAACATAGTTGATGAAATTGCTGAAAACATTGAACTCATTGATGAGCACTGCATGGCGGAGATGGCAAAGGCTAACTCTGATCGTGAAATGGAAACATTGAACAAAGAGCTGGAATCAAATCTGGAAAGTTTGGCTCAGAAAGAACAAGAGGTAACTGATATCAAAACAAGAATTGAAGAGATCAGAGAGCATTTAAGCGAGCTTGAGCTGAAGTCTTCTGATTTGGCCAAGAACATCTTGTCAATCAAGTCCAAGGTTGATAATTTAGACAGCAAATCCTTGCTAGATGAACTAGTTTAA
- the P42-1 gene encoding conversion of hydroxypyruvate to glycerate — translation MAKPVSIEVWNPSGKYRVVSTKPMPGTRWINLLVQNDVRLEICTEKKTILSVEDIIALIGDKCDGVIGQLTEDWGEQLFSTLSKAGGKAFSNMAVGYNNVDVDAANKYGVAVGNTPGVLTETTAELAASLSLAAARRIVEADEFMRAGLYDGWLPHLFVGNLLKGQTVGVIGAGRIGSAYARMMVEGFKMNLIYYDLYQSTRLEKFITAYATFLKASGETPVTWKRAATMDEVLQEADIISLHPVLDKTTYHLVNKERLAKMKKEAILINCSRGPVIDEAALVEHLKQNPMFRVGLDVFEEEPYMKPGLAELKNAIVVPHIASASKWTREGMATLAALNVLGKIKGYPVWFDANRVEPFLNENAQPPAASPSIVNAKALGLPTSKL, via the exons ATGGCCAAGCCAGTGTCCATTGAGGTATGGAACCCAAGTGGCAAATACAGAGTTGTTAGCACCAAACCAATGCCTGGAACTCGTTGGATCAATCTTCTCGTTCAAAATGATGTTCGCCTTGAA ATATGTACCGAGAAGAAAACGATTCTGTCAGTTGAAGACATCATTGCTTTGATTGGTGATAAGTGTGATGGAGTTATTGGACAG CTGACTGAAGACTGGGGAGAACAGTTGTTCTCTACTTTGAGCAAAGCCGGAGGCAAAGCTTTCAGTAACATGGCTGTTGGTTATAACAACGTGGATGTTGATGCTGCAAACAAGTATGGTGTTGCTGTTGGAAATACTCCT GGAGTGCTCACTGAGACAACAGCTGAGTTGGCAGCTTCATTGTCTTTGGCAGCTGCTAGAAGGATAGTTGAGGCAGATGAGTTCATGAGGGCAGGATTATATGATGGATGGCTACCTCAtct ATTTGTTGGAAACTTGCTCAAGGGACAAACTGTTGGTGTAATTGGAGCTGGTCGAATTGGATCCGCTTATGCAAGAATGATG GTTGAAGGGTTCAAGATGAACCTAATTTACTATGATCTCTACCAGTCCACACGACTAGAAAAGTTTATCACAG CCTATGCTACATTCTTGAAAGCAAGTGGTGAAACCCCCGTGACTTGGAAAAGGGCAGCAACCATGGATGAGGTCCTCCAGGAGGCAGATATA ATTAGTCTTCATCCTGTCTTGGATAAAACCACTTATCATCTAGTCAACAAGGAAAGACTAGCTAAGATGAAGAAG GAAGCAATTCTTATAAACTGCAGTAGAGGACCTGTTATTGATGAAGCTGCACTTGTGGAGCATTTAAAACAGAACCCGATGTTTCGAGTAGGCCTTGACGTGTTTGAG gaaGAGCCCTACATGAAACCCGGGCTTGCAGAGTTGAAGAATGCCATTGTGGTACCCCACATTGCATCTGCCTCCaag TGGACTCGTGAGGGAATGGCTACACTAGCAGCTCTAAACGTGCTG GGGAAGATCAAAGGGTACCCAGTTTGGTTTGATGCCAATAGGGTTGAACCATTCCTCAATGAGAATGCTCAACCACCAGCTGCATCCCCAAGCATTGTTAATGCAAAAGCCCTGG GTTTGCCAACTTCAAAGCTATAA
- the LOC100811651 gene encoding pre-mRNA-splicing factor syf2: MSDERAVHPDCRNASNPYHECSDYCFRVIAEAKIRSQQQESEVGQASGGNNSKQAIPDESYVEKEIHNGRPDLEENSDSDPDQPAVQEAEQEVDYTKLSARQKKWMELRSKMQEAKKRNQIEIAAEKKRMEAPTESRGVSKQKWLEDRKKKIGKLLDANGLDMTKAYMLDTQEAAEEKYKKWEKDPAPFGWDVFNQKTLYNAYKKRTKNVEVDVEEYNRMKEADPEFYRDASSLQYGKAPKISEEKIDRMVRELKDRDEKRNSFSRRRRFHEEKDIDSINDRNEHFNKKIERAFGKYTLEIKNNLERGTALPD, from the exons ATGTCTGATGAACGAGCAGTGCATCCTGATTGCCGGAATGCTAGTAACCCTTATCATGAATGTAGTGATTACTGTTTTAGAGTAATAGCTGAAGCCAAAATTAGGTCACAACAACAGGAATCAG AAGTTGGACAAGCTAGTGGTGGAAACAACTCTAAGCAAGCCATCCCAGATGAATCCTATGTGGAAAAGGAAATACACAATGGCAGACCCGATCTTGAAGAAAACTCTGATAGTGATCCTGACCAGCCTGCTGTGCAGGAAGCAGAGCAAGAGGTTGACTACACAAAACTTTCTGCGAGACAGAAAAAGTGGATGGAGTTGAGATCCAAGATG CAAGAAGCAAAAAAGCGTAATCAAATTGAAATAGCTGCTGAGAAAAAGAGGATGGAAGCTCCAACCGAGTCTAGGGGTGTTTCTAAACAGAAGTGGCTCGAGGATAGGAAGAAAAAGATTGGAAAACTTCTTGATGCAAATGGATTGGATATGACAAAGGCATATATGCTTGACACACAGGAGGCAGCAgaagaaaaatacaagaaatggGAGAAGGATCCTGCTCCATTTGGGTGGGACg tcTTTAATCAGAAGACATTATACAATGCATACAAAAAGCGGACCAAGAATGTTGAAGTCGATGTAGAAGAATATAATAGAATGAAAGAAGCTGATCCAGAGTTTTACCGTGATGCTTCAAGTCTCCAGTATGGAAAG GCACCAAAAATCTCAGAGGAGAAGATTGATAGGATGGTACGGGAGCTAAAGGATAGGGATGAGAAGCGCAACTCTTTTAGCAGGAGAAGACGCTTCCATGAAGAGAAAGATATTGACTCAATCAATGACCGTAATGAGCATTTCAACAAGAAGATTGAGCGAGCCTTTGGTAAATACACGCTggagattaaaaataatcttgagCGAGGAACTGCATTGCCTGACTAA
- the LOC100811116 gene encoding uncharacterized protein isoform X2, with the protein MAEHGRVMANCVYAPNPYHECTEACVQRIKEAKPGKPSKTKKVFKDYRRSVTDGELGKKMKEEKRRPSGCPKASNPYHVCDEYCQKADSGTMSLNFDRRKKVGSKPELPVLDSVPPSKIGAIYLSDASSPLSNYSEKTKEESKSNEIIPVSGEIHVQDVMPTNHKVQSKHNGDKNASPKVVPITSVDDTGCLTKPDGGSMNFCLSGLHDNEDSDGGETESVVSESRVPVGKYHVKESFAPILRSIFEKYGDIGASCHLESVVMRSYYVECVCFVVQELQSTPIMQLAKSKIMELMAILKDVESAQLRVAWLRNIVDEIAENIELIDEHCMAEMAKANSDREMETLNKELESNLESLAQKEQEVTDIKTRIEEIREHLSELELKSSDLAKNILSIKSKVDNLDSKSLLDELV; encoded by the exons ATGGCTGAACACGGAAGAGTTATGGCAAACTGTGTATATGCTCCCAATCCCTACCATGAATGCACGGAGGCTTGCGTGCAAAGAATCAAGGAAGCCAAGCCTGGCAAGCCATCTAAAACTAAAAAGG ttttcaaagaTTATCGCAGAAGTGTTACAGATGGTGAACTTGGCaaaaagatgaaagaagaaaaacgcAGGCCCTCAGGTTGCCCTAAAGCGTCTAATCCTTACCATGTCTGTGATGAATATTGCCAGAAGGCTGATTCAG GTACCATGTCTTTAAACTTTGACAGGAGGAAGAAGGTTGGTTCAAAGCCAGAACTCCCCGTTCTTGACAGTGTTCCACCCTCAAAAATTGGGGCTATTTATCTCTCTGATGCTTCATCGCCTTTATCAAATTATTCTGAAAAGACAAAGGAGGAGTCAAAAAGCAATGAGATCATACCAGTTTCTGGAGAAATACATGTCCAAGATGTCATG CCTACCAATCACAAGGTCCAATCAAAGCACAATGGGGACAAAAATGCTTCACCAAAAGTTGTTCCAATCACCTCTGTTGATGACACGGGATGTCTTACTAAACCAGATGGTGGATCcatgaatttttgtttgtctGGTCTCCATGATAATGAAGACAGTGATGGAGGGGAGACTGAGTCTGTGGTTTCTGAGTCGCGTGTCCCGGTTGGAAAATACCACGTGAAGGAAAGCTTTGCTCCCATCCTGAGATCCATCTTTGAAAAGTATGGGGACATAGGAGCAAGCTGCCACTTGGAATCAGTTGTTATGCGGTCATATTATGTCGAGTGTGTGTGCTTTGTGGTCCAAGAGCTACAATCTACCCCAATAATGCAATTGGCAAAGTCTAAAATCATGGAATTGATGGCTATTCTTAAGGATGTAGAATCTGCTCAGCTTCGCGTGGCCTGGTTGCGGAACATAGTTGATGAAATTGCTGAAAACATTGAACTCATTGATGAGCACTGCATGGCGGAGATGGCAAAGGCTAACTCTGATCGTGAAATGGAAACATTGAACAAAGAGCTGGAATCAAATCTGGAAAGTTTGGCTCAGAAAGAACAAGAGGTAACTGATATCAAAACAAGAATTGAAGAGATCAGAGAGCATTTAAGCGAGCTTGAGCTGAAGTCTTCTGATTTGGCCAAGAACATCTTGTCAATCAAGTCCAAGGTTGATAATTTAGACAGCAAATCCTTGCTAGATGAACTAGTTTAA